The following are from one region of the Candidatus Shapirobacteria bacterium genome:
- the efp gene encoding elongation factor P produces MGTISTAQFKKGIYIMFHDEPHMVVDISFVSPGKGSAFYKTKLKSLYTGRVVEFTYKSGEKVEEVMVETHEAEYSYFDGANYVFIEPRSFEQYMVPVEIMGDDKVYLKEGLLFRIKFYEENPVGVTLPKSIVCKVVETENSVKGDTATSAMKSAMVDTGAKVQVPLFVKVGDEISISTETGGYLSRK; encoded by the coding sequence ATGGGGACAATCTCGACAGCACAATTCAAAAAAGGAATTTACATAATGTTTCATGATGAGCCACACATGGTGGTGGATATTTCCTTTGTTTCTCCCGGAAAGGGATCGGCGTTTTATAAAACGAAATTAAAGTCCTTGTATACGGGAAGGGTGGTTGAATTTACTTATAAATCGGGGGAAAAGGTTGAGGAAGTGATGGTGGAAACTCATGAGGCTGAATATTCGTATTTTGACGGAGCAAATTATGTTTTTATTGAGCCGCGGAGTTTTGAGCAATATATGGTGCCGGTGGAGATTATGGGAGATGATAAGGTTTATTTGAAGGAAGGTTTGCTTTTCAGGATTAAATTTTATGAAGAAAACCCGGTGGGGGTAACTTTGCCCAAAAGTATTGTTTGTAAAGTGGTGGAAACGGAAAATTCCGTTAAGGGCGATACGGCCACTTCGGCGATGAAGTCGGCGATGGTAGATACGGGGGCGAAAGTTCAGGTCCCGCTTTTTGTAAAAGTTGGGGATGAGATTTCTATTAGCACTGAAACGGGTGGGTATCTTTCGAGGAAGTAA
- a CDS encoding trigger factor, with protein sequence MKTNVNDIEKQKNKTFILKIVLTTEEINREYTSSLKSVQSGFETKGFRKGKAPLDLVEQQISKPKILEEVASHLISQAYDQKIKENNLKPIIQPQIKITNPPITLEKDWEIEIIGCELPEIEIDPKYQPQVIKINSAPEKKEPKAENDHDHKHDKLDEILNTLIKHCRVDLPPILINSDIENRMSQLVDQTSQAGITVTQYLKTRNQTLEQYRAVLTQQIVNEWTVNLAIDKISKDQKMEVTKEETEALLKQNPKMANNPNLVYYLITQQKVFDYLQHLR encoded by the coding sequence ATGAAAACAAACGTCAACGATATCGAGAAACAAAAAAACAAGACCTTTATCCTGAAAATCGTTCTCACCACAGAGGAGATAAATAGGGAATATACCTCCTCCCTAAAATCCGTCCAGTCAGGGTTTGAAACCAAAGGTTTTAGAAAAGGAAAAGCCCCTCTTGACCTGGTAGAGCAGCAAATTTCAAAACCAAAAATTCTCGAAGAAGTTGCCTCTCACCTTATCTCTCAGGCCTACGATCAAAAAATCAAAGAAAACAATCTCAAACCCATTATCCAACCTCAGATAAAAATTACAAATCCGCCCATCACCCTCGAAAAAGATTGGGAGATCGAAATCATTGGTTGCGAGTTGCCGGAAATTGAAATTGATCCAAAATATCAGCCTCAAGTCATCAAAATTAATTCTGCACCAGAAAAAAAAGAGCCCAAGGCCGAAAATGATCATGACCACAAACACGACAAATTGGACGAAATTTTAAACACGCTAATAAAACACTGCCGCGTCGATCTGCCCCCGATATTAATCAACTCTGATATCGAAAACCGCATGTCTCAGTTAGTCGATCAAACCTCCCAGGCAGGCATTACCGTTACCCAATATCTCAAAACCAGAAATCAGACTCTTGAACAATATAGGGCCGTCTTAACCCAGCAAATAGTAAACGAGTGGACCGTAAATCTTGCCATCGACAAAATCTCAAAAGATCAAAAAATGGAAGTCACCAAAGAAGAGACTGAGGCCCTTCTCAAACAAAACCCCAAAATGGCCAATAACCCAAATCTGGTTTACTACCTTATCACTCAGCAAAAGGTTTTTGACTACCTTCAACA